The proteins below come from a single Eucalyptus grandis isolate ANBG69807.140 chromosome 3, ASM1654582v1, whole genome shotgun sequence genomic window:
- the LOC104439059 gene encoding flavonol 3-O-glucosyltransferase F3GT2, with protein MALPRAVGEAVRPNLGKDSLTLASPWEKAALPEANEAMVAFAKARVRLGTAGYGPQPLSAFANCNRDLFPHSSRTELLPNVGIYDVEDGLPAVHDGAAKLHWGEQVDMFLRQALESFRAAISAAEREARKKVGCLLGDAFLLFGSEFAKRMRVPWVTFWVDSPCFLSACIHVEVLRKLCHGTSSGGVVHGEADDKALEMVPGLSLFRMSGFPDLILQAQSILIWMVPNLPRQMSRVLP; from the exons ATGGCCTTGCCTAGGGCTGTAGGCGAGGCGGttcgcccaaatctgggcaaggaCAGCCTCACCTTGGCCTCGCCGTGGGAAAAGGCAGCTTTGCCCGAGGCTAATGAGGCCATGGTGGCATTTGCCAAGGCCAGGGTTAGGTTGGGCACGGCTGGGTATGGGCCGCAACCCTTGTCGGCattcg CCAATTGCAACCGCGATCTCTTCCCACATTCATCGAGAACTGAGTTGCTGCCCAACGTTGGGATCTATGACGTCGAGGATGGCTTGCCGGCCGTTCATGATGGAGCGGCAAAGCTGCACTGGGGAGAGCAAGTGGATATGTTCCTCAGGCAAGCTCTGGAGAGTTTTCGAGCTGCCATCAGTGCCGCGGAGCGAGAGGCAAGAAAAAAGGTGGGTTGTCTATTGGGTGATGCTTTCTTACTTTTTGGAAGCGAATTCGCAAAGCGAATGCGCGTCCCCTGGGTGACGTTCTGGGTCGACTCTCCGTGCTTTCTGTCCGCTTGCATCCATGTCGAGGTCCTGAGAAAGCTCTGCCATGGAACCTCCTCTGGCGGCGTGGTGCATGGAGAGGCCGATGACAAGGCCCTAGAAATGGTTCCAGGGTTATCGTTGTTTCGCATGTCAGGTTTCCCGGACCTCATACTACAAGCCCAGAGTATTTTGATTTGGATGGTGCCAAACCTGCCCCGCCAAATGAGCCGCGTGCTGCCATGA
- the LOC120291646 gene encoding anthocyanidin 3-O-glucosyltransferase 7-like, with amino-acid sequence MNSFEEANPVPVVANLKSKLKILLHLGCLAVQFPPLPLPLTSASDHTGCVAWLDARDPPAVACICFGTMVMPSPNEVSALAGALESTWTPFLWSLKEHMMVHLPEWFVKQMMTHEKIVLWAPQSPVLSHPAYGAYMTHCGCNSMFESMAEGVPMIRRPLWGTT; translated from the coding sequence ATGAACTCGTTTGAGGAAGCGAACCCTGTACCCGTTGTAGCGAACTTGAAGTCTAAGCTCAAGATTCTCCTCCACCTGGGTTGCCTCGCTGTGCAATTCCCTCCACTGCCGCTACCACTGACCTCCGCCTCCGATCATACTGGTTGCGTGGCATGGCTAGATGCCAGAGACCCTCCGGCTGTAGCGTGCATATGCTTTGGTACGATGGTAATGCCATCACCCAATGAGGTGTCAGCTCTCGCTGGGGCCCTGGAATCCACTTGGACCCCGTTCCTGTGGTCACTAAAGGAGCATATGATGGTCCACTTGCCCGAATGGTTCGTGAAGCAGATGATGACACACGAGAAGATCGTGCTGTGGGCCCCACAGAGCCCGGTGCTGAGCCACCCGGCTTATGGGGCGTACATGACGCACTGCGGGTGCAACTCGATGTTCGAGAGCATGGCGGAGGGCGTGCCAATGATACGCAGGCCGCTCTGGGGGACAACATGA